The Cohnella abietis genome has a segment encoding these proteins:
- a CDS encoding sensor histidine kinase, translating to MKYNMSLSALLMAATCCLLMLCYLCWKRRELPIAVSYGLGMLAGAFYTLGYAYEIISPTLEQIRFWLRVEYVGIPFASTVWIIMVLQYTGRQALVRKPIIALLMIVPIITIIAHNTNEWHHLYYRSLSIDVSEGFPLVTLVVGPFYMFHVVYSYLFFIIGMGLLIQKYRRSSVRMKKQVMLMMIGSLGPYGFAIIYLSGMFNLAIDISPFGFVFSGIFYMWEIYQFNMLRLAPLALEKVFESMQDAVILIDLDNKITGYNQSANEFMARINEKAAVGQPVTEIFMSYPHIVDIVTQKVSINERLKISRDNEDRFYNIYLTPIIDHKQKKVGKMVMLNDVTEAVNYEATLLEKSQQLAELNTFKDKMFNVIAHDIRDPLAVQVNLMELMEEEMQTCGGTHDEIIHEMGLQIQSSYTLVESLLDWFQNQRGGMVFSPVIRDLASVVRTNMDMMQVRSDGKRIKIISNILDNVLVFADKEMLDLIIRNLLSNAIKFTNNEGQIRIEAIHADGKVIVSVSDTGSGISEDQAETLLQEAYPISSLGTAGERGVGLGLTLCREFVQLNGGEIWFDSELGQGTTFYFSIPTPPS from the coding sequence ATGAAATACAATATGTCCTTATCAGCGCTGCTGATGGCGGCAACTTGCTGCTTACTGATGCTATGTTATCTCTGCTGGAAAAGAAGGGAATTACCCATCGCCGTCAGTTATGGACTAGGCATGCTGGCTGGTGCTTTTTACACATTAGGTTATGCCTATGAAATTATTAGTCCCACGCTGGAACAAATTCGTTTCTGGCTTCGAGTTGAGTATGTGGGTATTCCTTTTGCCTCGACAGTATGGATTATTATGGTGTTGCAGTATACGGGACGGCAGGCACTTGTTCGCAAACCTATTATTGCGCTACTAATGATCGTACCCATAATTACAATTATTGCTCATAATACAAACGAGTGGCACCATTTATATTATCGCAGCTTGTCTATTGATGTTTCGGAGGGGTTTCCGCTAGTAACCTTGGTTGTGGGTCCCTTTTACATGTTTCATGTTGTCTATTCGTATCTCTTTTTTATAATCGGAATGGGTTTATTGATCCAGAAGTATCGACGGTCATCGGTTCGTATGAAGAAGCAAGTCATGCTGATGATGATTGGTTCCCTGGGTCCTTATGGGTTTGCGATTATTTATTTGAGCGGTATGTTTAATTTAGCTATTGATATTTCGCCGTTTGGCTTTGTTTTCTCAGGTATATTCTATATGTGGGAAATCTATCAATTTAATATGTTAAGACTTGCTCCTCTGGCTTTAGAGAAGGTGTTCGAGTCGATGCAGGATGCTGTTATTTTAATTGATCTTGATAATAAAATAACGGGATATAATCAATCAGCTAATGAGTTCATGGCTAGGATAAATGAGAAAGCAGCCGTTGGACAGCCTGTAACGGAAATATTTATGTCTTACCCCCACATAGTAGATATCGTTACTCAGAAGGTATCAATCAATGAAAGGTTGAAAATTTCAAGAGATAACGAGGATCGATTTTATAACATCTATTTGACGCCGATTATTGACCACAAACAAAAGAAGGTTGGCAAGATGGTGATGTTAAACGATGTAACTGAGGCGGTTAACTATGAGGCCACATTACTCGAGAAATCCCAACAGCTAGCTGAGCTCAATACATTCAAGGATAAGATGTTTAACGTTATCGCACATGATATTCGCGATCCTCTTGCCGTACAAGTCAACCTAATGGAATTGATGGAGGAGGAAATGCAGACTTGTGGCGGAACACACGATGAAATCATTCATGAGATGGGACTGCAAATTCAGAGTTCATATACGTTGGTAGAAAGCTTACTGGACTGGTTTCAGAATCAGAGGGGCGGTATGGTGTTCAGCCCGGTTATTAGGGATTTGGCTAGTGTGGTTCGGACGAATATGGACATGATGCAGGTTAGAAGCGACGGCAAGCGTATAAAGATCATATCCAATATACTAGACAATGTGCTCGTATTTGCAGATAAAGAGATGCTAGATTTAATCATTCGCAATCTACTATCTAATGCAATTAAATTTACGAATAATGAGGGGCAAATCCGTATAGAAGCGATTCATGCTGATGGTAAAGTCATTGTTTCTGTCAGCGACACAGGATCTGGAATATCGGAGGATCAAGCCGAAACCTTATTGCAGGAAGCATACCCTATATCATCATTAGGGACTGCCGGTGAGCGAGGGGTTGGGCTGGGACTTACTCTCTGTAGGGAATTCGTCCAATTAAACGGCGGCGAAATTTGGTTTGACAGTGAGCTTGGGCAAGGAACAACCTTTTACTTTTCGATTCCCACCCCACCGTCGTAA
- a CDS encoding LytR/AlgR family response regulator transcription factor: MKVIIIDDERAMHFIMKRMLAKIDGIEIVGSFQETTAALSYVMNHHVDLIFLDIRMPGENGIELAVRLREQGRLVKLVFVTSYKEYASAAFEVHAYDYMVKPVEQDRLHRTIRRALSEKL; this comes from the coding sequence ATGAAGGTTATTATTATAGATGACGAGAGAGCTATGCATTTCATTATGAAACGAATGCTTGCCAAAATAGATGGGATCGAAATCGTGGGGAGCTTTCAGGAGACCACAGCTGCCTTATCTTATGTGATGAATCATCATGTGGACCTCATATTCTTAGATATTCGTATGCCAGGAGAGAATGGAATTGAGCTCGCTGTCCGGTTAAGAGAGCAAGGCAGACTGGTGAAGCTTGTTTTCGTTACTTCCTATAAAGAATATGCTTCGGCTGCATTCGAGGTTCATGCCTATGACTACATGGTGAAGCCTGTTGAACAAGATAGACTACATAGAACGATACGCAGGGCGCTTTCAGAGAAGCTTTAG
- a CDS encoding CBM35 domain-containing protein translates to MFSKSQMVKRRFMKLCSVSFLAACLLVESSLIVIKPDVASAAGAATTMAALGDVHYYDAQDGLRSFGDTWSASMTSDGTVIGQHDDGTGISDGDYGEVGHANSKLIRFQGVPEDQSSFRVTDYANGEITTNRSDDGASGSSAYHTTSYEVDGVLYIWGTSSPNGTDVFHNPVLKKSTDRGQTWTSSTNTSAILGSTFGWPSFYQYGKGGAAPAVDQADLYVYMLSPSNNSSDASNPYKLYYRDDYYLLRVLRTDLPLLDATKYQYYKGGIGGDGSLASNWTTNIAEITPMYSQTGVIGFGWVVYNENLGRYILTNMLSWQNTPSPFWVYEAPHPWGPWTKILDHQVDTATTPGLTHFALTNAYMQNSGKKMWAFAATDYQSSPYEFHYLPVYLTNQTKTTLQAENATLLGSTSIGSSKDGYTGSGYVTGFGTAGNGVRFNVNTSQAGYYIVNFRYANTSATEGTVSVYVNGSRQTRVGATYTEQYWSKWTEDARVYYLNAGSNTFDIKLAASDSSPSLYVDSLSYAFLQSDDPDTAGTYYQAENATLSGGATTGDNQIINYKGDGYAKVRTAGSAAQFNVNVPLTKEYKLYIRYSYGSGEHSTLPNIALNVNASKVKNIRLGTTMSKKLETKVETITLLAGSNTIQLSADSDSGNDLFVDYIKVVDPTNIPAPPEMWTPVDDSATGGPTYSGNWISKKDSGYWRQNLHHSFTGGDYMQYTFTGTGVRWIGATGNNHGKADVYIDGVLDQTVDTYSYDTKTQQVLYTKTGLNNLAHTIKIQLRSDKNASSSGYFTDIDALTYTTSPVVFTDDADPAITYSGSWISVASPGYLNTNVHYASAPGSYIQYTFKGTDIQWIGGTNNDHGKADVYIDGILDQTVDTYSDGWVKQKVLYAKKGLSSGTHTIKIQVRSDKNVASSGYITDIDSFAYTALPKQYVDNSQSGILYSGSWVANYSPGYVNTTVNYSASSGSYAQYSFTGIGIQWIGGTNTDHGKADVYIDGILDQTVDTYSTTWNRQKVLYSKSGLSNGTHTIKIQVRSDKNPSSSGFYTDVDAFIVS, encoded by the coding sequence ATGTTTTCTAAATCTCAAATGGTGAAAAGAAGATTTATGAAGCTGTGTTCTGTAAGTTTTTTGGCCGCTTGTTTGCTCGTAGAATCTTCCCTAATCGTTATTAAACCGGACGTGGCAAGCGCAGCAGGAGCCGCAACGACGATGGCTGCTCTTGGTGACGTTCATTATTATGATGCTCAGGATGGGTTGCGAAGCTTCGGTGATACCTGGAGCGCGTCCATGACCTCCGATGGTACGGTAATAGGTCAACATGATGATGGCACAGGGATTTCCGATGGGGATTATGGTGAGGTGGGCCATGCGAATTCGAAATTGATTCGATTTCAAGGGGTACCGGAAGACCAATCATCGTTCAGGGTAACGGATTACGCTAATGGAGAAATCACTACCAATCGATCGGATGATGGCGCATCTGGCAGTAGCGCATATCACACCACTTCATATGAGGTTGATGGCGTGCTATATATCTGGGGTACCAGTAGCCCCAATGGAACCGATGTCTTCCATAATCCTGTTTTGAAAAAATCAACGGATCGTGGGCAAACGTGGACAAGCAGTACAAATACAAGTGCAATACTTGGATCGACTTTTGGCTGGCCTAGCTTCTATCAATATGGAAAGGGGGGAGCTGCGCCGGCAGTCGATCAGGCAGACCTCTATGTATATATGCTGTCTCCTTCCAATAACTCTTCCGATGCAAGTAACCCGTATAAGCTATATTATCGGGATGACTATTATTTATTAAGGGTATTGCGTACAGACCTTCCTCTACTGGATGCCACCAAATATCAATATTACAAAGGTGGAATTGGAGGGGATGGCTCGCTTGCTTCTAACTGGACAACCAATATTGCGGAAATTACACCGATGTATTCACAAACCGGGGTGATTGGTTTTGGTTGGGTTGTCTACAATGAGAATCTGGGCAGATATATTTTGACCAACATGTTATCGTGGCAAAATACACCTTCTCCTTTCTGGGTATATGAAGCACCGCACCCTTGGGGCCCATGGACCAAAATACTGGATCATCAGGTTGATACGGCAACCACACCTGGACTTACCCATTTTGCATTAACCAATGCTTACATGCAGAACAGCGGGAAAAAAATGTGGGCCTTTGCGGCAACAGACTATCAATCTTCCCCGTATGAGTTTCATTATTTGCCCGTGTATCTCACCAATCAGACAAAGACTACACTTCAAGCGGAGAATGCGACTTTGTTGGGAAGCACCTCAATAGGTAGCTCCAAAGACGGATATACCGGTTCAGGTTATGTCACCGGCTTCGGTACTGCGGGGAACGGAGTCAGATTTAACGTCAATACCAGTCAGGCTGGGTATTATATCGTTAATTTCAGGTATGCGAATACAAGCGCTACGGAGGGAACGGTCAGCGTATATGTGAACGGAAGCAGACAGACTAGAGTTGGGGCTACGTATACGGAACAGTATTGGAGTAAATGGACAGAAGACGCTAGAGTCTACTATCTGAATGCAGGCAGTAATACGTTTGATATTAAACTTGCTGCCAGCGATTCCTCACCCTCTCTATATGTTGACAGCTTAAGCTATGCTTTTCTACAGTCGGACGACCCCGATACCGCAGGAACCTATTATCAGGCTGAGAACGCAACCTTGTCCGGAGGAGCGACTACAGGTGACAATCAGATTATTAACTATAAGGGAGACGGATACGCCAAAGTAAGGACGGCTGGATCAGCTGCGCAATTCAATGTAAACGTACCTTTGACAAAGGAATATAAGCTGTATATTCGATATTCTTATGGTTCCGGGGAACATTCCACATTACCAAATATCGCACTAAATGTGAATGCCAGCAAAGTTAAGAACATCCGTTTGGGCACGACTATGTCCAAGAAGCTGGAGACTAAGGTAGAAACAATTACTTTGCTCGCCGGCTCGAACACCATACAGCTTAGCGCAGATTCCGATAGTGGAAATGACTTGTTCGTGGACTACATTAAGGTTGTAGATCCGACCAACATTCCTGCCCCCCCAGAGATGTGGACACCGGTAGATGACAGCGCTACTGGAGGACCAACCTATTCAGGCAATTGGATCAGTAAGAAAGATAGCGGGTACTGGAGACAAAACCTTCACCATTCGTTTACAGGCGGAGATTACATGCAATATACGTTTACGGGAACAGGTGTAAGATGGATAGGGGCTACCGGCAACAATCATGGAAAAGCAGATGTTTATATCGACGGGGTTCTAGATCAAACCGTAGATACCTACTCTTATGACACCAAGACGCAGCAGGTACTATATACAAAAACAGGTCTAAACAACTTAGCACATACGATTAAAATTCAACTCCGCAGCGATAAGAATGCATCTTCAAGCGGCTATTTTACAGATATCGATGCATTAACCTACACAACTTCTCCCGTGGTATTCACAGATGATGCCGATCCTGCCATTACGTATTCAGGCAGTTGGATCTCTGTTGCCTCACCGGGATATCTGAATACGAATGTGCATTATGCTTCCGCACCAGGAAGCTACATTCAGTACACGTTCAAAGGAACAGACATTCAATGGATAGGTGGAACCAACAACGATCATGGAAAAGCGGATGTTTATATTGACGGCATCTTGGATCAAACCGTGGATACGTATTCCGATGGGTGGGTCAAGCAAAAGGTTCTTTATGCCAAGAAAGGATTAAGCAGCGGAACACATACGATTAAGATTCAAGTCCGTAGCGATAAGAACGTAGCTTCAAGCGGCTATATTACCGATATCGATTCATTCGCCTATACAGCTTTACCGAAACAATACGTAGATAATAGCCAATCCGGCATCCTTTATTCAGGTAGCTGGGTGGCCAATTATTCACCGGGCTATGTAAATACAACCGTAAATTATTCTGCCTCATCCGGCAGCTACGCCCAGTACTCATTTACTGGAATCGGAATTCAATGGATAGGTGGAACCAACACGGATCATGGGAAAGCGGATGTCTATATTGACGGTATTTTGGATCAAACCGTGGATACGTATTCCACTACATGGAACAGGCAGAAGGTGCTCTACAGTAAAAGCGGATTGAGCAACGGAACACATACGATAAAAATTCAAGTCCGCAGTGACAAGAATCCATCATCCAGTGGCTTTTATACAGATGTAGATGCTTTTATAGTGTCATAA
- a CDS encoding AraC family transcriptional regulator encodes MANLSFTEFKQSIFYLKKPPILIGCGRIENEPHLYFPVHKHDNYSEIIFITEGEGEFIVNNQRYHVQKGDIAIFNKGVIHEEFSNPSNPLHTYYCMIGNISIDGFKEGDLIPRTISPILSQNEYSYKVEYFLSEIINECQNKAIGYQTVCHNQLTSLIIMLLRMLNQFHHLHTLNKTYSIGQIIIDYINENYMKEVTLKEIAKTFHLSQHYISHLFKNETGDSPINYLITRRIDEAKKLLLSTNKTISEISKLVGYKNPNYFNEIFRKTNHISPSVYRKSVKQSIIKFERFD; translated from the coding sequence ATGGCCAATCTAAGCTTTACGGAGTTCAAACAATCTATTTTTTATTTAAAAAAACCTCCAATTCTTATCGGATGCGGACGAATCGAGAATGAGCCCCATCTCTATTTTCCAGTACATAAACATGATAATTATAGCGAGATCATTTTTATCACCGAGGGTGAAGGGGAATTCATTGTCAACAATCAGCGTTACCATGTGCAAAAGGGAGATATCGCTATATTCAACAAGGGAGTTATTCATGAGGAATTCTCTAATCCGTCCAACCCCCTGCACACTTATTACTGCATGATTGGTAACATTAGCATTGATGGATTTAAGGAAGGTGACTTAATTCCCAGAACAATATCCCCCATTCTATCCCAGAACGAATATTCATATAAAGTTGAATATTTTCTTTCTGAGATTATTAACGAGTGTCAAAATAAAGCCATCGGCTATCAAACGGTTTGTCATAATCAACTGACTTCTTTAATTATTATGCTTCTAAGAATGCTTAACCAGTTCCATCACCTGCACACTCTCAATAAAACCTATTCCATTGGACAGATCATCATAGACTATATTAACGAGAACTATATGAAGGAAGTAACCCTTAAGGAAATAGCGAAAACCTTTCACTTAAGCCAGCACTATATCTCACATTTGTTTAAGAATGAAACCGGTGACTCCCCCATCAATTATTTAATTACCCGCCGCATTGATGAAGCTAAGAAGCTGCTTCTCTCCACGAATAAAACCATTTCCGAGATATCGAAATTAGTGGGGTATAAAAATCCGAATTATTTTAACGAAATTTTCAGAAAAACCAATCACATCTCCCCAAGCGTCTATCGAAAATCCGTCAAACAAAGCATCATTAAATTCGAAAGATTCGATTAA
- the rbsD gene encoding D-ribose pyranase: MKKTGILNQNISEVIASIGHYHKLVICDAGFPIPPHVKRIDLSLVPGLPAFMDVLRTVLIELCIEEVIIAEETEQQSPHRLEEMKSVLLGVNPSFVPHTEFKELSKSAIACIRSGEVTPYSNIILVSGVNY; the protein is encoded by the coding sequence ATGAAAAAAACAGGGATTCTTAATCAAAATATATCTGAGGTTATTGCGAGTATAGGGCATTACCATAAGCTAGTTATCTGTGATGCGGGGTTTCCCATTCCACCTCATGTGAAGCGGATTGATCTTTCTCTCGTTCCGGGCTTGCCTGCCTTCATGGATGTGCTCCGAACGGTATTAATTGAGCTTTGCATTGAGGAAGTGATTATTGCTGAAGAAACGGAACAGCAATCACCTCATAGGCTGGAGGAAATGAAAAGCGTGCTTCTCGGAGTTAATCCTAGCTTTGTTCCACACACTGAGTTCAAAGAATTGTCCAAATCAGCCATAGCATGTATCCGAAGTGGTGAAGTAACCCCCTATTCGAATATTATCTTGGTTTCTGGAGTCAATTATTAG
- a CDS encoding sugar phosphate isomerase/epimerase family protein yields MQNYEQKNQKIKSAFLELKKNHPARLQNELNFSWSNWGFGMESLTETAKRLQSADIRFIELHGNHYGTSLGYNAKETLDILGAHNIQVAGVCGMFSPDNDLSSNRAVHQQAALDYLKREIEFTAAVGGSYILVVPGAVGRNKPYDSMEFDRSVDNLRLVADLFIEHNIKAAIEPVRAAEVSFIHSIADAQQYIQAVNHKGVQHINADVYHMQVEEVHIAEALLAAGEQLLNLHMADSNRGALGDGSLDLDTIIMALYLLGFNQPGKYITPEPLGPGGDPYPAMYGKPERQFLNHLVMQSATYFRERTKAVLAL; encoded by the coding sequence ATGCAAAATTATGAACAGAAGAATCAGAAAATTAAATCAGCTTTCTTGGAATTAAAAAAGAATCATCCGGCGCGGTTGCAGAATGAGCTGAACTTCTCATGGAGCAACTGGGGCTTTGGGATGGAGTCGCTAACCGAAACAGCCAAGAGATTACAAAGTGCGGATATCCGATTTATTGAGCTGCACGGTAATCATTATGGAACTTCTCTTGGTTATAATGCCAAGGAAACTCTAGATATTTTAGGTGCGCATAACATACAAGTAGCTGGAGTTTGTGGAATGTTCTCGCCGGATAACGATCTTTCTAGTAATCGGGCGGTTCACCAGCAGGCTGCATTGGATTATTTGAAAAGAGAGATTGAATTTACTGCCGCTGTTGGTGGTTCGTATATCCTAGTTGTACCTGGAGCCGTCGGTAGGAATAAGCCCTACGACAGCATGGAGTTTGACCGCAGTGTCGATAACCTGAGGTTGGTCGCCGATTTATTCATCGAGCATAATATTAAAGCAGCGATAGAGCCTGTGCGTGCAGCGGAGGTAAGCTTCATTCATTCAATAGCTGACGCTCAACAATATATTCAGGCGGTTAATCACAAAGGAGTGCAACATATTAACGCCGATGTGTATCACATGCAGGTAGAAGAGGTACATATTGCCGAAGCATTACTTGCTGCAGGAGAGCAGTTGCTCAACCTTCACATGGCAGATAGCAACCGTGGGGCACTCGGGGATGGATCGCTAGATTTGGATACTATTATTATGGCGCTCTATCTACTAGGCTTCAATCAACCGGGTAAATATATTACGCCTGAACCGCTTGGGCCTGGTGGAGATCCTTATCCTGCAATGTATGGCAAGCCGGAGCGGCAGTTTCTTAATCATCTAGTTATGCAATCAGCTACTTATTTCCGTGAAAGAACAAAGGCCGTGTTGGCCCTTTAA
- a CDS encoding DUF6259 domain-containing protein, which translates to MNYRLENDYIAVEFDPETGALVGLLNKQNDWQVIRQPKLAMGIRLTVPMPEHRNNRVLSERQSLSSYGQLGSNKVKLKWDQVEGDKSGVLAIKVELTVSLEADQVHFELEIDNQSPFIVEEAWAPCLGGLREQKGEAHLSSMSMTMCGGFREVSHGPSFPNQLGYWGTDHPSFLMTYPESSVLTPFILMTNGVNGIYLGQHDQAQNIVNFLHELKPGYGDSKHGRVMEEDEIDGIPAGYVVSAIRLPFIQPGESMTLAPMVIRLYEGTWHEGLKTYMDWRKTWHVHEPLPAWAEEIDCWMTLHINSPEGCCQNSYLELVDIAREAKERGVGAIQLIGWARGGQDGDEPFQDINPQLGTWEDLQSAIQQIEQLGVRIYLMCKFKWADRTTPEYKAEIEQHTMKDMYGDPVYFQGYAYQTITQQLGGGSRRTGAMLCHLSSDYRKLALRELQKLLDLGSSGLLYDELTSDERLLCFDPTHNHRYGENNVKGSTLLAEEIHKAAKAHNPEFLLAGEGSNDHLTQYYPINYVRSTDKWAGWEINHRAAWKFMDPAMKIATCLTGWDDREMVNQCMAYGYIINYEPYHFKGRLTDYPRTVEYGQQAQQLRNRLKEYIWHGTFQDTMGATVAGANPQQELVYSVFINSANGKRAVVLANQSLEVLEAQVTLANSEASFQLYRVGQDESESSEGYAVVQPRSLIVLIEA; encoded by the coding sequence GTGAATTATCGACTCGAGAATGACTATATAGCTGTAGAATTTGACCCAGAGACAGGTGCATTGGTTGGGTTATTGAATAAACAGAACGACTGGCAGGTCATCCGCCAGCCCAAGCTAGCTATGGGGATTCGCTTAACCGTACCTATGCCAGAGCATCGAAACAACCGTGTATTAAGCGAACGACAGTCACTTTCCTCTTATGGGCAGCTTGGATCGAATAAAGTTAAGCTGAAGTGGGATCAGGTTGAAGGCGATAAATCAGGCGTACTCGCTATTAAAGTTGAATTAACGGTTAGCTTGGAAGCGGATCAGGTCCATTTCGAGCTGGAGATAGATAACCAATCACCCTTTATTGTTGAAGAAGCGTGGGCCCCCTGTCTTGGTGGACTCCGGGAACAAAAGGGTGAGGCTCACCTAAGCTCGATGTCAATGACTATGTGCGGTGGTTTCCGCGAGGTTTCGCATGGCCCGAGTTTTCCTAACCAATTAGGTTATTGGGGGACAGACCATCCAAGCTTTCTCATGACCTATCCAGAAAGCAGTGTGTTGACGCCATTTATTCTAATGACTAATGGTGTGAATGGGATTTATCTAGGTCAGCATGATCAAGCTCAGAATATCGTTAATTTTCTCCACGAATTAAAGCCAGGATACGGGGATAGTAAGCATGGCCGCGTTATGGAGGAAGATGAAATCGATGGAATTCCTGCTGGATATGTAGTGAGCGCGATTCGCTTGCCGTTTATTCAACCGGGGGAAAGCATGACACTGGCTCCAATGGTCATTCGTTTGTACGAAGGTACCTGGCATGAAGGCTTAAAGACTTACATGGATTGGCGTAAAACCTGGCATGTGCACGAGCCGCTTCCCGCATGGGCTGAAGAAATTGATTGCTGGATGACCTTGCATATTAATTCTCCCGAGGGCTGCTGTCAGAATTCCTATCTAGAGCTAGTGGACATTGCTAGAGAGGCGAAGGAACGCGGTGTTGGTGCGATTCAGCTGATTGGTTGGGCACGTGGCGGCCAGGATGGAGATGAACCCTTCCAGGATATTAATCCGCAATTGGGAACATGGGAGGATCTGCAATCCGCTATTCAACAGATAGAGCAGCTGGGTGTGCGTATTTACTTGATGTGTAAGTTCAAATGGGCAGATCGTACAACACCCGAATACAAGGCCGAGATAGAACAACATACGATGAAAGACATGTACGGAGATCCTGTTTATTTTCAGGGCTATGCTTATCAAACCATAACTCAACAGTTGGGCGGTGGAAGCCGTCGGACAGGGGCCATGCTATGCCATCTATCAAGCGATTATCGTAAATTGGCACTAAGAGAATTACAGAAGCTATTGGACCTCGGCTCAAGCGGGCTGCTCTATGACGAGCTTACTAGTGACGAACGGCTGCTTTGCTTTGACCCCACTCATAACCATCGCTATGGAGAGAATAACGTCAAAGGTTCAACCTTGCTTGCGGAGGAAATTCATAAGGCAGCTAAAGCACACAATCCAGAGTTTCTTCTGGCAGGGGAAGGCAGCAATGATCATTTAACACAATATTACCCGATCAATTATGTGAGAAGTACGGACAAGTGGGCGGGCTGGGAGATTAACCATCGAGCAGCATGGAAATTCATGGATCCAGCAATGAAAATAGCGACTTGCCTGACAGGCTGGGATGATCGTGAAATGGTTAATCAGTGCATGGCCTATGGCTATATTATTAATTATGAGCCTTATCATTTCAAAGGCCGCTTAACGGATTATCCGCGTACCGTTGAATATGGCCAACAAGCGCAGCAGCTGAGAAACCGATTAAAAGAGTACATTTGGCACGGAACCTTTCAAGATACAATGGGGGCGACTGTAGCAGGAGCGAATCCTCAACAGGAACTGGTATATAGTGTTTTCATTAATTCTGCGAATGGTAAAAGAGCGGTTGTATTGGCTAATCAGAGCTTGGAGGTTCTAGAGGCTCAGGTTACGTTAGCGAATAGTGAAGCAAGCTTTCAATTATATAGAGTAGGGCAGGATGAGTCGGAAAGCAGTGAAGGTTACGCTGTCGTCCAGCCTAGATCGCTGATTGTTCTAATAGAAGCCTAG